The sequence TGTCGAGCACGTACGTTTCGATGCCCTTCTTCGCGCGCACCTCCGCGGCGTTGCAGTGCACGGAGACGAACAGATCTGCGCCGAAGGCGTTCGCCCGCGCGGTGCGCTCCTCGAGGGTCACGAAGCGGTCGTCGTCCCTCGTGAGCATGACGCCGAGGCCCTGCTTCGCGAGCACCGGCGCCACCTTGTGGGCGATCGCCAGGGTGACGTCTTTCTCTTGCAGGCCCGTTGGGCCGATGGCGCCCGGATCGTGGCCGCCGTGACCAGGATCGAGCACCACACGCGCCACCTTGCGCGTGTCGCGACCGCCCGCGCCAGGCGCGCTCTTCGCGATGTCGATGACCACGCGGTACGGCTCGACGAGGTGGAAGACCTTGCGATAGCAGGGACCCGCCAAGTCGAGCAGGACACGAGACCCCGTGATCGTGGGCTCGGCGCGGAGGCCCGTGGCGATGCCGCCGAGCTTCATCTCCTGCGCACCTCCCGCGAGCTCCACGCCGTCGAGCTCGATGAACGTTCGGGGCGCGCGACCGGGGATCGCGTCGTCTCCGACGCGGTAGCGCGCGGCCCGATCGAGGTGCACGACCACGCGGGCGCCTTGCTCGCCGGCCCACTGCTCGATCCGCGTGACGCGCGGCGCGACCTGCACCGCCTGCGCGCTCGCGGCCCCCGCGTCGCTCAGCGCGGCGCCGAGCGCGCCCTCGCTGAGCAGCCCCTGGTCGATGGCCTCGAGCACCGACGACGGCGGCCGAAAGCTGCGCAGCGACGCGAGCCCCGAGCGCAGGGTCTCGAGGCAGCGGGGCGACGCGGAGCCTTGCCGAGAGAGGCGGTAGAGCTCCCCGTAGGTGACCGTCGGGTCGTGGACGAGCTCGCCCGCGAGGTGCGCCGCGCGCACGCTCGCGTCGCACGCTGTGGGCGAGGCCGGATCGCGCGCCGAGAGGCGCAGGGCGTCGATGGCGCGCTTCGCGTCGTCCGGTCGCTTGTCAGCCCGATAGAGTCGCTCGAAGAGCGCCCCCGCGAGCGCGTGCAGGATCGCCGCCCGTGGGCCCGCCCCCTCGAGCGTCGCGCGAGCCTCGACGGCGTCGGCCGCGCCCAGCAGCTCCGCTCGCGGGGGCGCTTCCGGCGACTGCAAGAGAGAGCGCGCGCGGACGGCCTCGGACTCCTCCGCGACCCCGGCGTCGGTCCGCGCACCACCGCCACAGCCGAGCGAGGTCCCCACCGCGACCAGCGAACCCCACGTGAGGGCGCGGGCGAGGAGCCCGCGAAGAGGCCGCGCGACGCGACGCGCGCGAGGTCTGGTAGAGTCGTGCAGGTGGAGGACACGGTGACCGAATCGCCAGAGAGCCGCGCAAAAACTTTCGCCGATCGCACGACGGGCCAGGTGTTCCCGGACGGTCGCGCCATGGTCGACGCCTACATCGATAGGTTCGTGAGTGCCCATGAAGGATGCACACTTCCCCCCCTCGACGAGACCGGATACACCCAGCTGCGTCGAGGCTCCGCGAGCGTCGGGGTCAACGTGCTGGACGACCACGGGGTCCTGCTCTTCCTCGCCCCCGTGATACCCGTAGTCACCGCCGGACGCGAGGCTTTCTACCGCAAGCTCCTCGAGCTCTCGTTCCTCGCCACCAGCGACGCGGCGTTCGCGATCGACGCGGAGAAGGACGAGGTCTACCTGCGCGCGGTCAGGCGCATCTCTGGGCTCGACTACGAGGAGTTCGAAGACCTCTTGCAGACCGTGGGCAAGGTCGCCGACGAGTGGGACGACCGGCTACGCCGCGAGTTCAGCGGCCCCACTGGGCGCCTCTAGTAGCAGCCTGTTGATTAGTAGTAACTCGCTGAACGAGCTCCCTGCGCGAGCGGTTCGGCTCGGCGCGCCTTCGCCCTCGCGACGGCCTCACCCAAGAACCAGGGCATCTTAGGGTCCATCGCGGTGGAGGTCGCCACGTTCCTCGAAGTGCCTTCAGCGGCCACCCGCGCCCGCTTGAGCGGTCGGGCTCGCGTGCTACCCTAGCGGGGCATCGCCCGGTGCGTCGCCGCCCGCCGAAACCCGCTCCAACCCCGTCGGCGCGCCGCGCGCTCTCCCCTCGCAAGGACCCATGACCCTCGCCTCCCCCGGCACCCACGCCGCGCCCCACCGTCCCGCGACCGACCTCACGGCGGACGACTTCGACCGCCACGCGCTCGCCTTCCGCCCCTTCTGGGAGGTCGACGAGGCCCCCGCGGCGGCGCCCACGGTCCCCGCGTCGGCGCCCGTTGTGGCGGCGGAGCCGCCTGGCGGTCAGTCGAGGCCCCGCGTGAACACGCTGATGATGGCGGACGCGCCGGCGAAGCCGTCCGCGCCTCTCCCCGCCTTCGATCTGCCCGTATCCGCCGTCAAGCTCCCGCCAGCCCCAATGTCCGAGTCCGACGTCGCGAAGACCGCGGTCTTCAAGTCGGTGAACGCGAGCGACGTCGACCTCCCAGACGACTACCGGCCCGCCGGGAAGAAGGGGCGGCCAGCGCTGCTCGTCGGCCTCGGGATCGCGGCCGTCGTCGCCGTCCTCGCGGGCGCGGCGGTCGCCCTACGCGGATCGCCGGAGGAGCCGAAGGCGCCCGCCACCGTGGCTGCGCCGCCGCCGAAGACCGCGGACATTCCGCCGGTGGAGCCTGCAACAGCGTCTCCTGCGGCGCCCACCAAGGCCATCGCGACCGCCGCCGCGAAGCCCGCTCCCGCTCCTCCGCACGCACCCGAGCCTGTCGCCGCGAAGCCCGCGCCTCCGCCCGCCGCCGCCAAGCCCGCGGCCCCACCCGCCGCCGCCAAGCCCGCGGCCCCGCCCGCGAAGCCCGCGGCCCCGCCCGCCCCCGCGAAGCCCGCCACGAAGGGCGGCATCGTGCGCGACGCGCCGTTCTGACGGCGCGAGAAACTCGGTCCTCGCTCCATTCTCGCGGTAGTCTTGAGGGGATGACCTCTCCTTCGCTTCCCCGCTTCCGCAACCACGCGGCCGGGCGGGCCCTCGCGTGGATCGTCGCGCTCGCCGCGGCGACCCCGGTCCTCCACAGTGCGGCCGCGCAGGCGCAGACGCCGCAGGACGAAGCGCTGACCAAGCGCGCGCGCGCGCGGTTCCAGGAGGGCGTTGACGCGTTCGACAAGGGCCAGTTCGAGAACGCGCGCCTCTCGTTTCTCGAGGCTTACGCGCTGAAGAAGCACCCCGCGGTGCTCCTCAACCTCGCGCAGAGCTGCCTGCGCTCCGGCCACTCGGGCGAAGCCGCGAGGTATTTCCAACAGTTCATTCATGACTCCACCCAGGCCACGCCGACGCAGCGCGCCGACGCCGAGAAGGGGCTCGCCGACGCCCGCTCCAAAGGGGCGCGCGTCGAAGTCACGGCCCCCGCAGGCACGGACATCTTGCTCGTCACCGCGGCCGGTGACGTCAAGCTCGGGAGCACGCCGCTGCGGGAGCCGCTCGACATCGACGCCGGCACCTCCACGCTGAAGGGACGGCTGCCGAGCGGTACGATGGAGACGGCCACGGTCTCGGCGCGCGCTGGCCAGCGGACCACGGCGAGGTTCGGACAGGCCGCGGCCCCCGTCCCGGTGCCGGTGCCAGTCCCCACGCCTACGCCCACGCCCACGCCCACGCCGAGCGCGGCGTCGGTCGAGCCTCCCGCGGGCCCCCCGAAGGTGGACCCACCGCCGGGGGAGGATGCGGCTCCCGCCCCGGCAGCGAAGAAGAACTGGCTCGCGCCCCCGCAGACCCTCTGGCCGGTCTACGTGGGAGGCGGCGTGGGCGTCGCGGGGCTGGTCGGCACGGTCGTCTTCATCCTCGCGCGCGGGTCGGCGGCCACCTCCGCCGAGAACAACACCGCCGAGATCCGCAAGGCCGCGGCCAAGCGAAACCTGTCGACCTCCGGGATCTGCACGTCGCCCCCGGCCGAGTTCAAGCAGGCCTGCGCGCAGCTCGAGAGCAACAACTCGTCGGTCAACACCTTCAACACGCTCGCGATCGTCTCTGGCGTCACGCTGGCGGCGGGGGTGGTGTTCGCAGGCGCGTACTATCTCCTCGCTCCCAAGCGGGAGACGACGGCGGCGAAGCTCCTCCCATGGGTGTACCCGCTCGTCCAACCGGACGGCGGCGGGGTCGCGGTGGGGCACTCATTTTAGCCACAACCATCGAATATAATTGTTTTTTTCGACGGTTCAAGGTGCGTAGCGGAGCACCCGAGGGAGCTCGGGCTCGCGGTCGTCTTTGCCGTCCGGTCGCTCGAGCCACACCGCCGCGCAGCCCGCGTCGGTGCAGCCTGCGTCGGCCACCGCGTCGGCGCGTAGCTCCTCGCGGCGTCGCGTGACGTCGCCGAGCGACGAGCCGAACCCGCGAACGGCCAGCGCAGGGATGGGCGCTCGCTGACGGCGGGCCCCGGTCGGGGCGCGCTCGGCCCACGCGAGCACGTGCCGGCCGCCCACGCTCCCGAGAAAAAACGGCCCGGGTTGGTGGCCGCAGGTCGCCCGGCCGAGCTCCTCTCGCGTCGTCTCCCCGGAGGCGAGGTCGACGCGCAGAAGGTGGACGCTGGTGGAGAACCGCGATGTGCGGGTCGTGGGCAGCGCCGAGGCGTCCTCGCCCGCGGGGCAACCCTCGTGGTCCTGCGTCGCGACGGCGTAGAGCGTGCGCTCGTCGGCGTCGACGGAGAGCAGATCGTCGTCGTCGTGGAGGCGCGCGGAGAGCTTCTGCGTCGCGCCGCCGCGCGTGATGGAGAGGGCCCCCGAAGCGCCCACGCGAAAGACCCCTGGCCCGCTCGACCCGTGAAAGAGGGCGTGCTCCCGCTCCTCGTCGTCGAAGTCTCGCTCGGAGAGGAGGGGCGCGAGCGGGCCCACGGCGGCGCCCAGCGGCGCGCGGGAGAGCGTGCCCTCGTCGTCGACGATGAGCGAGGCGCGCGAGGGCTCGCAGAAGAGGCTGGGCTCGCCCGTGAGGGGGCTCGGCAGCGCGGCGCGCGCGGGCCCCTCGCCTAGGTCCGCCCAGGCGGCGGTGCGCCCCTCGAGCCAGAAGAGCCCCGCGCGCGTGCTGCACGCCACGCGCCCCGCTTCGTGCTGCCCGAGAAGCGCGCCCCGCGAGTCGAGGCGGACGAGCTGCCGCGCCAGCCCTCCCTCGAGCCGCCCGCGGAACGCCACGATCACGCCGGCGCCCGCGGGGTGGACGCTCACGTCGGAGTCGTGCACCCACTCGGCGGACGGCAGCGCGTCGGTGATCCACGCGACGCGCTCGTCCTTCTCGACCCGCGCGACGCGGAGGACCTTGTCCTTCACGGCGAGGCCCGCGAGGACCACCGCGCCGTCCGCCAACATCACCGCGCCGATCGGCGCGGAGAGCGAGGGCATCGACAGCGGGCGCGCGGGAGAAGGCGCGGAGGTCGTCGCGGGAGGGGGCGCGACCGCCTCGACGACGGGAGCACGACGCCCGCACGTGCACGCGCCGAGGCCCCCCGCAGACAGTGTGGCTGCGAGGAGCCCGAGCCGCGCCGGGAGCCGACGGGAGCGTGGAGAGCGCACAAAGGGGGCGGCCATTGGTAGATTCAGCTTTCTGCCACGCGAAGGTGGCCACATGCAAAACCCCCGTTCAAACCGTGCGTGCGGATTTCCCGCACACGGCTTACCGGTGGTCTCTCGTGCCGCCGCATTACGCGGCCTCCGGATACTGGACGGTGCCTCGCAGACGGTGGAGACCGAAGCCCTCGGTGAAGTAGTCGCGGGTCCACTTCTCGAACGCGCCCGCTGTAGGGCCTCGCTATCGGTCGTTCAGCGGCCAGCCTTGGCGCCCACGACGAGCTTCCGAAACGAGGTCCGCGGCATGCCCGCGTCTCGCGCCGCAGCCGTGAAGTTGCCACCGTGTTTCTCGAGGAGCGCCTGCCCGTAGCTGACCGTGGGGCTCGCTCGCGGTGCGTGCGGCCGGCGGAGCCCCCGGGCGATGTGCGCGTCGGTGAGGACGCGCCCGTCGTCCGCGAGCTCGGCGGCGCGGAGCAGCACGTTACGAAGCTCGCGCACGTTGCCCGGCCAGTCGTGCGCGGCGAGGCGCGCGAGGGCGGCGGGAGTGAGCGCGCGCGGACCGATCTCGCTCGCGTGGGCGGCGAGCAGCCTGCGGGCGATGGCGGCGACGTCGCCACGACGCTCCCTCAGCGGCGGGAGCTCAAGCACGAAGGCCTCGAGGCGGTGGTAGAGATCACGACGAAAGCGCCTCGCCTGCACGTCCTCGAGCAGGGCCTTGTGCGTCGCGGCGACCACCCTCACGTCGGCGCGCTCGCCCCCGCCGCCGCTCCCCACGCGCCGCACCTCGTACCCGTCGAGCGCGCGCAAGAGCTTCGGCTGCGCGTCGAGGGGCAGCTCGCCGATCTCGTCGAGGAAGAGGGTGCCTCGCTGCGCGTCGCCAAAGGCCCCCGCCCGTCGCGCGACCGCGCCCGTGAAGGCGCCGCGCTCGTGGCCGAACAGCTCGCTCTCCACCAGTTCGCGGGGGAGCGCGGCCACGTTGACCGGCACGAACGGCGCCGCGCGGCGCTTGCCCTCGGTATGGAGAGCTTGCGCGACGAGCTCCTTCCCCGTGCCGGTCTCTCCCGAGACGAGCACCGGGGAGCTCCGGTTGGCGAGGCGCCGCACCCGCGCGGCCAGGCGCCGCATCGCCAGCGATCCGCCGGCGATCTGGGGCAGCGGCTCGCCCGCCTCGCCTGCAGCCTCGTCATCGAGCTCGCGGCGCTGGACCACCAGCTGGGTCTCGCCCAGAGTGATGGTCCCGCCGACGCCCGCCCACGCCTCCCGAACCCTCGCGGGGCCGACGTACGTGCCGTTGCGCGAGCCAAGGTCGACGACGCGCAGCCGGCCGGCCGCGAGCGCGACCTCGCAGTGCACACCGCTCACCATCGGATCCTCGAGCCGGTGCGACGCGCGCCTCGATGACCCCAGCGTGAACGGCGCCTCCCCGAGCGCGAGCACCGACGTCCCGTGGCGTTGATGCACCTCGAGCACCCACTCGCCTCTCTCGCCCGGGAGCGCGTCCGTCGGCAGCTCCACCGTCAAGTCCGTGTCTCTTTCGATCTCGCGATCCATCCTGCACCTCCTCGCGCGACAAGAAAAAAGCGCGTGCCCTCCTCTCGGGAGAGCACGCGCGTTCGTTGCGCCGCGATATGCAGTTAGGTGAAGATCAGCCCACCGCGATGCCGAGCACCTTGCGGAGCGCGAGGTACTGCTCGCTCACCGAGAAGACGAGCAGCTCCTTCATCTTCTCCTGCGGGGGCAGGTCGCCAGGCAGCTGCTGCTCGGCGCCGATGATCTTCTTCGCGATGTCGAGGTCGGCGCAGAGCAGGAGCCCCGCGCGCGCCGCTGTCACCTCGGTCGCCTGCATCCAGCGCTTCAGGTCGGCGCGAGCGCCGTCCTCGACGAAGCGGTTGACCACGAGGCGGAGCGAGTCGCGCTCCACCGGCTGCATGTATTTTACAAAGGTCGAAGCGGTCGACGCGACGGCCTGCGCCATGTTCTCGGGCACCGCGAAGTCGGGGAGCACGATCTTGATGGCGGAGAACAAGATCACCTTGAGCTCGTCCAGCGTGGGGAAGAGCGTCTTGATGTAGTGCTCGGAGCGGTAGTGCGCGAGGTGCTTGCCCACGATGAACGTGAGCTCTTGCGGCGAGAACCCGGTCAGCACCGTGTTGCCCGCGACGCTCGCGACGGGGCGCGACGGCACAGTCACCAGCGCGCCCGGCACGTCGTTGCGCAGATACAGCTCGGGGAGCTGGATGCCGAGCACCTGCGCCGCCCACCCGAAGGTCTTGGCGAAGGTCACGGTAGAGGTCGCGGGGTCCTGCTTGAAGCGCTTGTCGAGCGACGGCAGCTGCTTCGCCTGGGCGAGCGCCGTGGTCTTGGCGAGGATCGCCGCGGGCGTGACGAATTCGAAGATCTTCCCGATGAAGATGTTGTCGTCCTTGTGGAAGAGGTTCTTCACCCACTGCTCGTTGTCGAGCCGCGACTTCACCTGGATCATCCCGCGCGGGCGGTAGTCCTCGAAGAAGCGCTGCTCCTCGGCGTCGGCCTTGTGCAGGAACGAGAGCGCGGCGCACATGCACCAGGCGCGATCGTAGTCGTGCATCTTCAGCGACAGCTTGTACAGGCTGCGGTACGGGTCGACCCGAAGCGGCTCCTTCTGGAGCACGATCAGGTGCTCGCCCATCGCCGCCTCGGTGTTGTCGGTGTTCTCGTAGAGCTCCGCCAGGATCTGGCGCTCGAGCGCCTCGTCCGGCTTGAAGCGCGTAGCCATCTTGAAGGCCTCGATGGCGCTCGACCAGTCGCGCTGCCGATCGCGGTAGATGAGCCCGAGGCTGTGCCAGAGCGAGTACTCGAGGTCGGAGTCGGAGACGTTCGCCGTCGAGAGCCGACGGAGCATCTTGCGATACGCGCGCTCGAGGCCCTTCCAGTCCTGCTGGTTGGTCAGGATCTTGTTGATGCGCTCGAAGGCCTGCAGATCGCGGGGGTTGAGATCGAGGGCCTCGTTGAAGAGCTCGACCGCGCGCTCCTGGTCGCCTTCCTTGTCGCGGAAGAGCTGGGCCATCGTGAAGATGAACTTCGACTTGCGGATCGGGTCCTTCTCCATGTCGGCGATCGCCTGCACGGTGTCGATCATCCGCGCCCAGCTGCCCGTCGACTCGTAGAGCGACAGCATCTTGTGGAGCAGCGGGCGGTCCTCCGGCTTGAGGTCCTTCGCCTCCTCGAGGGCCTCGATCGCCTTGGCCGGGCTCTTGTCGAAGTCCTGCCAGATGTCGGCGATCTCGACGAGCATCTTGAAGCGCTCGTCGCCGTCCATCACGTTGTCGAGGATCTGGCGCTTGTACGCGACGACCTGCTTCCAGTCCTTCACGTCCGAGTACACCTCGATGAGGGCATCGAGCGTGGGGCGGTGGGCCGGGTCGACGCCGAGCGCCTTCTCGAAGTTGTTGATCGCCTGCTTCGCCTGTCCCTGCTCGCGCTTGATGCGCCCGAGCTTGAAGTAGACGTCCGCGCGCGCGTCGAGCTCGTCTTCGCCGAGGGTGGTGAGCACCTTCTGGAAGTTGTTGAGCGCGCCGGCCCAGTCACGGAGCCGGAAGCACACCTCGGCGAGCCCCCGGATGGTGACCTGGTCGGTCAGATCGAGCTGCTGAGCGGCCGAGTAGGCCTTCAGCGCGCGATCGTCCTTGCCGAGAGACGCCTGGACGCGACCGAGGTTGTTCCAAAGGTCGTGCTGCTCGGAGCGATCCCGCTTGCCGGCCTTCCGCGTGAGCATCTCGAGGAGGGGCTCGGCCTTCTCCCAGAGCTCGCGCGCGACGTAGTCGTGGGCGAGCGGGAGCGCCGCGTCCTCGTTGTCCGGATCGGCCTCGTTCGCCGACTCCCACGCGAGGACCGCGGCCTCGTGCTCGCCGAGCATCTCCTCCCGGAGACGCCCGAGCTCGACGAGGATGCGGGCCCGCTGGCGGGGCACGGCCGTGTAGCTCTGCTCCTGGTCGAGGTACCGCGCCGCCTTGTCGTAGTCGGCGTTGTCCATCGCCAGCACGCGCAGCGCTTGGAGGGAGGGGATGTGCGACGGATCGAGATCCATCGCCATCTCGTACTTGTCCTGCGCCGAGAGGCGGTCGCCCACCTTCTCGTCGAGGGCCTTACCGATGCGGTAGTAGGCCTCGACCCGCTGCTTCGCGTCGGGCGTGAGCTCGGCGACCCGGGTCATCGCGTCGATGGCCTGGGTGATGTCGCCCGTCTTCTCGTAGAGCTTCGAGAGCGCCTCGAGGGCAGGCACGTTCGTCTCTTCCAGGTCGACGATGTTGCGGTACGCGTCGATCGCTCGCTCGGGATCGGAGATCTCGTCCGAGTAGACCTGCGCGATGGCGCCGTAGAGCTCGACCTTGGTGCGGCGATCGATCGTCGCCGAGATGTGTCGCTCGTAGGTCGCGATGAGCGGCTCCCACTGACGGAGCTTGCGGTAGCAGCGCGCGAGCGCGACGTACGCCTCCTCCTGGTTGGGGTCGATCTCGACGGCGTGCTCGAGGTGCTGAGCGGCGAGGTCCGCCTTGAGGAACTGCTCCTCTTGGAGACGCGCGAGCTTCATGAGCAGGTCGATGCGCTCACGCTCCGTGGTGACGACCTCGAGCTCGTTCTCGTGCACGCGGACGAGGTCCGGCCAGAGCTGGAGAGCCTCGTACACGCGGCCAAGACCTCGCAACGACTGGAGATTTTCGGGTTCAATCTCCAAGACCTCG comes from Myxococcales bacterium and encodes:
- a CDS encoding N-acetylmuramoyl-L-alanine amidase produces the protein MGTSLGCGGGARTDAGVAEESEAVRARSLLQSPEAPPRAELLGAADAVEARATLEGAGPRAAILHALAGALFERLYRADKRPDDAKRAIDALRLSARDPASPTACDASVRAAHLAGELVHDPTVTYGELYRLSRQGSASPRCLETLRSGLASLRSFRPPSSVLEAIDQGLLSEGALGAALSDAGAASAQAVQVAPRVTRIEQWAGEQGARVVVHLDRAARYRVGDDAIPGRAPRTFIELDGVELAGGAQEMKLGGIATGLRAEPTITGSRVLLDLAGPCYRKVFHLVEPYRVVIDIAKSAPGAGGRDTRKVARVVLDPGHGGHDPGAIGPTGLQEKDVTLAIAHKVAPVLAKQGLGVMLTRDDDRFVTLEERTARANAFGADLFVSVHCNAAEVRAKKGIETYVLDTAASEVANRIAARENATSRAATAELGAILQNMRLADQSTRSRRFANLLQRSAVASLSGKYGDIVDGGVHPAGFYVLVGARMPAALFEVSYVSNAVEERRLASEDYKGRLADAIANAIMAYREGR
- a CDS encoding YbjN domain-containing protein, which codes for MVDAYIDRFVSAHEGCTLPPLDETGYTQLRRGSASVGVNVLDDHGVLLFLAPVIPVVTAGREAFYRKLLELSFLATSDAAFAIDAEKDEVYLRAVRRISGLDYEEFEDLLQTVGKVADEWDDRLRREFSGPTGRL
- a CDS encoding sigma 54-interacting transcriptional regulator, which produces MDREIERDTDLTVELPTDALPGERGEWVLEVHQRHGTSVLALGEAPFTLGSSRRASHRLEDPMVSGVHCEVALAAGRLRVVDLGSRNGTYVGPARVREAWAGVGGTITLGETQLVVQRRELDDEAAGEAGEPLPQIAGGSLAMRRLAARVRRLANRSSPVLVSGETGTGKELVAQALHTEGKRRAAPFVPVNVAALPRELVESELFGHERGAFTGAVARRAGAFGDAQRGTLFLDEIGELPLDAQPKLLRALDGYEVRRVGSGGGGERADVRVVAATHKALLEDVQARRFRRDLYHRLEAFVLELPPLRERRGDVAAIARRLLAAHASEIGPRALTPAALARLAAHDWPGNVRELRNVLLRAAELADDGRVLTDAHIARGLRRPHAPRASPTVSYGQALLEKHGGNFTAAARDAGMPRTSFRKLVVGAKAGR